The sequence AGGTCGCGGGCGACGCCGTGCCGGCCACCGTCACCGTCACCTTCCACGCCGCTCCGCCGGGGCTGTGGATCACGCCGGGCAAGACCCACGCCGGCGAGGTCCGCGTCGTCCCGATCGGCATCCCCGACGACGCGGCGGCGCACGTCCCCGCCGCCTGGGCCGGCCTGCTGACCGCCCGGCTGCTCGACGCGCTGCCCACCCGGGCCCCCGGCGGCACGAAGTTCCGCTCGGGGCACGTCGTCGTCGCCGGCGGCGCGCCGGGGATGAGCGGCGCCCCGTGCCTGGCCGCGCGGGGCGCCATGCGCGCCGGCGCGGGCTACGTGACCGTCGCGGCGCCCGCGGCGATCGAGACGGCGGTCCTCGTCCGCGCGCCCGTCGAGGCGCTCGGGCGCACGCTCCCCGACGGCGAGGACGGCGGCCTGACCGTGCACGCCGTCGGCCCGCTGCTCGAGGCCGTCGGCCAGCACGGGGGCACGCTCGTCGTCGGCCCCGGCCTGGGCCGGGGCGGGTCGCGGCCCGCCCTGGTCCGCGCGCTCGCCGAGCGCGTCGACGGGCCCGTGCTCTTCGACGCGGACGCCCTCTTCGCGGTCGCGGGCGATCCCGAGGCGCTGCGGTCCGCCGCCCATCCGGACCGCCCGGCGGTGCTCACGCCGCACGCGGGCGAGCTCTCCCGGCTGCTCGACGTCCCGACGGACGACGTCGCCGCCCACCGGCTGCAGCACGCCCGGGACGCCGCCCGCCGCGCCGGCGCCGTCGTGGTGCTCAAGGGCGACGACACGCTCGTGGCCGCGCCCGACGGCCGCGTGGGCGTCAGCCCCGGCGGCGTCCCGGCGCTCGCGACGGCCGGGACCGGCGACGTGCTCTCCGGGGTGATCGGCGCGCTCCTGGCGCGCGGGACCGACCCGTTCGTCGCCGCCTGCGCCGGCGTCTGGCTGCACCTGCGCGCCGGCGCCCTGGCGGCGGAGGAGCACGGCACGGACGGCGTCGTGGCGACCGACGTCGCCGACCGGCTCGGCCACGTCCGCCGGCGCCACGGGGCCGGCGAGGGGTAGCGTTCCGGGGCGATGCGTTCCGTCGCCCGGATCAACCTCGCCGCCCTCGAGCGCAACGTCGGACGGATCCGCGCGCACGTCGGCCCGGGCGTGGCGGTGTGCGCGGTGGTGAAGGCCGACGCGTACGGGCACGGCGCGGTGCCCGCCGCGCGGGCGGCCCTGGCGGCGGGCGCGACGTGGCTCGCGGTCGTGACGGCGGGGGAGGCGACCGAGCTGCGCCGCGCCGGCGTGGACGCGCGGCTGCTCGTCCTGGGCCCGCTGCCGGGCGACGACCTGGCCGAGGCGGTCGACGCCGGCGCCGAGGTCGTCGTGTGGGAGGAGGAGGGCCTGGCCCGCCTGCTGGAGCTCGGCCGGCCGGCGGCGGTCCACGTCAAGCTCGACAGCGGCATGGGGCGCCTGGGCCAGCGCGACCCCGAGGTCGCGCTCGCGCTCTGCCACCGGGTCGCCGACGCCCCCCACCTGCGCCTGACCGGGGCGATGTCCCACTTCGCGACCGCCGACGAGCGCGGCGACGCGTTCTTCGGCGAGCAGCTCGGCCGCTTCCGCGCGTTCGCGGACCGCGTGCGCGAGCGCTTCCCCGGGGTCGTGCTCCACGCGGCGAACAGCGCCGCGACGTTCCGCGACCCCGCCGCGCACTTCGACATGGTGCGGCCCGGGGTCGCCATGTACGGGATGGACCCCTTCCAGCAGGACCCGGCGGCGCTCGGCCTGGAGCCCGTCATGCGCTGGACGAGCGCCCTCGTGTCCGTCAAGCCGCTGAGCGCGGGGGAGAGCGTCGGCTACGGGCGCCACTTCGTCACCGCGCGCGACACGACGATCGGCAACGTCCCCGCCGGCTACGCCGACGGCATGCGCCGCGCGCTGCGCTGGGGCCACGCCGAGCTGCTCGTCGCCGGCCGGCGGGTGCCGCTCGTCGGCTCCGTCTCGATGGACAGCGTGGGCGTCGACCTGGGCCCGGGCGCCCGGGAGCGCGTCGGCGATCCGGTGACCATCCTCGGCGCCGACGGCGACGAGCGCATCACCGCCGAGGAGATCGCCGGGCGGCTCGAGACGATCAACTACGAGGTGACGTGCATGGTCGGGCCGCGCGTCCCGCGCCTGCACCATCGCGACGGCGAGCCGGACGCCGGCGCGGCGTGAGCGCCGCCGGGGACGGCTGGCCGCCCGTCGTGGCGGTCCTCCGCGAGGTGCTGACGGACGGTCCGGACGCCTGGATCGTCGGCGGTGCCGTGCGCGAGCGCCTGCGCGGGCAGCCGATCACCGACGTCGACGTCGCGATCGCCGGCGACGACGCGGCAGGGCCCGTCGCCCGCGCGCTCGCCCGCCGCGCCGGCGGACACCCGTTCCGCCTGTCGGACGCCTTCGGCGCCTGGCGGGTCAGCGCGGCGGCGGACGCGGACCCGGCGTGGCAGGTCGACCTGACCCCGCTGCAGGGCCCCGACCTGGCGGCCGACGTCGCGCGGCGCGACCTGACGGTCAACGCCCTCGCCGTCCCCGTGGCCGGCGGGCCGCTCGTCGACCTGGTGGGCGGCGAGGAGGACCTGCGCGCGGGACGCCTGCGCGCCGTCGGGACGGACGCCTTCGCGGCCGATCCGGTGCGCGTCGTCCGGCTCGCCCGCTTCGCCGCCGAGCTCGCGGCCGACCCGGAGGCGGAGACGCTCGCCCGGGCGCGCGCCGCCGCCCCGGCGCTGGCCGACGTGCCGGGCGAGCGGGTCCTGCCCGAGCTGCTGCGGGCGCTGACGGGCCCGGGACGCCGGCGCGGCGTGCGCGTCGCGGCCGCCGCCGGGGCGCTCCACGTCCTGCTGCCCGCCGCCACGGACCCCGAGGGCGTCGTCCTCCCGGCGGTCGACGCCGCCCTGGAGGCCCTCCTCGGCGCCCCTGCGGGGGTGCCGGAGGCCGCCGAAGGGGATCGCGCCTGGTTGGCCGCGCGCGCCGCCGAGCCGTCCCGCCGCGAGACGCTCGCCCTCGCCGCGCTCGTGCACGGCGCCCCCGACCCTGCGGCCGCGCTCGCGCCCCTGCGGCCCAGCCGGGCTCGGCGCACCGCCGTCGCGCGCGCCGTCGCGGCCGTGCCCCGCGTCGCGGCGCTCCCGCCCGCCGCGGATGCCGTCGCGCTGTACGCCGCGCTGCGCCCGGCCGGCACCGATGCCCCCGAGGCGCTCCTGCTCGCCCGCGCGCTGCTAGGCCCCGCGGACGTCCCCTGGGCGCCGCTCGCGGCCCGGGCCGTCCGCTGGGCGGCCGGGCCGCCGGCGGCGCCGGTGACGGGCGACGAGCTCGTCACCGCCCTCGGCGTGCCGCGCGGCCCCGCGCTCGGCGCGCTGCTGACCCGGCTGGCGATCGCCCACGACGCCGGCGAGCTGGGGGGCCGCGACGACGCGCTGGCGCTCGCGCGGCGGCTCCACGCCACGGACCGGGCCGCCACGGACGGCGGGTAGGCTGGGCCGCATGGCCCAGGATCCGGACTGCATCTTCTGCAAGATCGTCGCCGGCGAGCTGCCGTCGCTCGTCGTGGCGGAGGACGAGCGCACGGTCGCGTTCCTCGACGTCAACCCGGCGACGCCGGGTCATACGATCGTCGTGCCGCGCGACCACAGCGCCGACCTGCACGCGATCGGCGCGGAGGACCTGGCGGCCTGCGCGGCGATGGGGCAGCGCGTCGCCGGGCTGCTCGTCGACCGCCTGGACGCGGCGGGCGTCAACCTGCTCAACAACGTCGGCGCCGCCGCGTGGCAGACCGTCTTCCACTTCCACCTGCACGTGGTGCCGCGCTACGCCGACGACCCGCTGACGCTGCCGTGGATCCCGGCGCCGGGCGACCGCGACGAGATCGGGCGGACGCACGCGCGCCTGACGGCCTAGCGACGGCCTAGCGACCGGCGGCCGGGCGCCGCGTTGCAGGGGGCGACGCGGGGCGCGGCATGGGGGAGGATGGCGCCGAGGCACGCGCCGTGCCGGCGCCCGACCGTCCTCGCCGCCGGCGGTCGACGCCCCGATCCGGAGCCCGCACCGCCGCCCCAGGCGCGGACGGCGCGGTCCGGATCGCCGCAACTTCCCCGCCCCCGGAGGGTTCCGATCACCATGAGCAGTCGTCGTCTCGTCGCTTCCCTGGGTCTCGCGGCCGCCGCCGCGGTCGCCCTGCCGGGCGCGGCGTCAGCAGCCACGATCTCCGAGGTCGGCACGGTCACGGACGGCCGGCCTCCCCGGTGCCCGGACTCGTGCTCCGTCGTCACCCGCACGACCGCGCTGCCGACGTCGGTGAACGGGGACCGCAGCGTCTACACCGTGCCGGCGAACGGCCGGATCGTCGCCTGGAGCGTCACGCTCGGCGCCCCGTCCGCGGACGACCGCAAGGCACTCGAGAAGCAGCTCAACCGCGCGAGCGCGCAGCTCATGGTCATCCGCCGCGGCAAGAGCGTGAACGGCACGGTCGTCGGCGCGTCGTCGGTGAAGCGCCTGGACCCGTACTTCGGCGGCGAGGTGACCTTCGCCCTGCCAACGTCGATCGCGGTGCGCAAGGGCGACGTGATCGGGCTGAGCATCCCCTCCTGGGCCCCCGTGCTCGTCCAGGGGTACGACGCCAAGACGTCCTGGCGCGCCAGCCGGCCCCGCGGCCGCTGCGGCGGCACGACGGACGACCGCAAGCAGGACTACTACGTCGACACGACGCTGAAGACCGGCGCGTCGGGGACGTTCAACTGCCTCTACAAGGCCGAGCGGATGGCCTACACGGCGACGTTCGTGCCGAACCCCACGAAGCGCGCCGCCTCGCGCTGAGGCACCGCCGGACCGTCGCGTCGCGCTGAGGCGCGTCCGGCCCGCCGCGGCGGGCCGGGGAACCGGCGGGGGCCCGCGGCGCGCCCGGGCGCGCCGCGGCGGATCAGCAGACGCCGGGGTTGTTCTGGCAGAAGGTGCTGAACTCGCTCGGCGACGAGCCGCCGCTGGCCCCGGACCCCGAGGACGTTCCGGAGGACGTCGACCCGGACGAGCCCGCGCCGGAGGACCCGGAGGACGTCGACCCGCCGGACGACGTGCCGCCGGAGGACGAGCTGGTGCCGCCGCTGCCGCCGGCGCCCGCCGTGGAGGTGCCGCCGTCCGACGCGGCGCCCGAGGACGGGGTGCCGGAGCCGGACGCGCTGCCCCCGCCCGAGGCGTCCGACGTCCCGGCGGCGCCGTCGTCGGCGCCCGCGGACGACGGCGCGTCGGCCGCGTCGCCGGTGGCGCTGCCGTCGTCGGCGCTCGGCGCGGGCGTCGGGCCGGTCGTGGCGGTGGTGGCCGACGGCAGGTCGGTGATCTCGCCGGCGCGGTCGCCGGCGCCCTCGGTGCCGCCCGTTGGGGGCTGCAGCGCGGGGACCGACTTCGGCTGGACGTCGCCGGCCAGCTCGTCGCCGCCGCAGGCGGTGACGCCCGCGGTCCCGGCGAGGAGCACCGCGGCGGTCAGGAGACGGGGGAGGAGGCCCGGGGACATGGCGCGGGGAGCGGCCGTCCGCGGCGCGGCGTCAGGCGGCCAGGTCGACCGCGGGCAGGCGACGGCCGCAGGTGGGGCACTCCGCCAGGTCGAGCTGCGCCATCTGGCCGCAGTGCGGGCAGTGGCGGAGGTTCTCGATCGCCCACGGCAGGTTCGAGGCGCTGGGGGCGAGCGGGACGAGCGCCCCGACGACCTCGAGCTTCTCGCCCGTGTCGCGGTCGCGGTACGTGTGCCCCGGCTGGGCCTCGATGATCACCTCGCGGCCCGAGGAGGGCGCGCGGAAGCGGTAGCGCTGACGGAGGGCCATGCGGGGAAATCTACCGGCTGGGGTGCCCCCGCGCTCAGACCGTCGCGACGGGGCGGTCGGCGGCTTCGCGCAGCTCGCGCAGGCGACCGATGTGCCGGCCGATGCGGTACTGCGAGGGGGCGACCCCGTGGTGGCGGCGGAAGGCCTTGGCGAACTGGGCGGGCTGGCGGTAGCCGACGGCGCGCGCGGCCTCGCGCACGGAGACCGGGCCGCTGGCCAGCATCTCGGCGGCCTGCTCCATGCGGATCCCGATCAGGGCGCTGCGGAAGCTGGTGCCGCCGACCTCCTGGAAGGCCCGCTGCAGCTGGCGGCAGGAGCAGGCGACGCGGTCGGCGAGGTCGGCCACCGTCAGGTCCGACGCGTACTCCTCGCGGAGCACCGAGAGGGCCTCCTCGTAGAGGGCCGTGCGGATGTAGATCGTGTCGGGTCGGCGCATGTCGTGAGGGATACGCGCCAGCCGGCCCGCGGGATCACTTGTCGCGCGAACTTGTCGCTCGCGGGGCGCGTCCGGTGTACTCTCGCAGGGCGGTCGTGCGAATACGCACGACCGCGAGTGACTTCCAGCACGAAGACCGGAGGAGCGCCATGCTCGTGGCCGATGCGATGACCACCCTGACCCTGGAGCTCGGACCGGGGCACACGCTGCGCCGTGCGGCGGAGTGCATGACGGAGCGGCGCGTGGGCGCCGCCGTGGTGAGCGACCCGGACGGCGCGGGGCCGGGCATCATCACCGAGCGCGACATCCTGCGCGCCCTCGGATCGGGCCTCGACGTGGACGCCGAGCTCGTGGGCGAGCACGCGTCGACGGACGTCGTCTACGCCGCGCCGGAGTGGTCGCTCGACGACGCCGCGGCGGCGATGGTCGAGGGCGGCTTCCGGCACCTCGTCGTGATGCGCGGGTCCGAGCTCGCGGGGATCATCTCCGTCCGCGACATCTCGCGGGCGTGGGCGCAGGAGCGCGGCGTCCTCGAACGGCGTCGCGGCGGGGTCGCGGCCGAGGAGCACGACGAGGCGGTCGTCGGCACGGCCTGAGGGTCGGGAGCGGGCCGCGGGGGCGTCGGCGCCCGCGGGGGCTGCGGATCCGGGACGCCCCCGGGCGCTGGTCAGCGCGGGGGCGGGTCCGGGTCGGGAGGGCGGCCGTCGCCTGCGGCGGCGACCGGCGCGGCGCTAGTGGTGCCGCTGGGCGTCGTCGCCCGTGCGGCGGGCGTCGTCGCGGCGGCGCGCGGCGTCGCGGTCCGCCGTCGTCTCGCGGCGGTTCGCGCGGAGCGTCTCCCGCAGCTCCTGCGGGTCGGCCGGGGTCACCTTCGGGAAGCTGTACGTGTTCTGGTCCATGGTGGTTCTCCTCCTACGAACACCGGTTCCGGCAAGAGGTTGCTGTCTCGCCCGTGCCCGGTAGGTCGGCGCCGGAACCGGCTTCTTGACGTCC comes from Patulibacter sp. SYSU D01012 and encodes:
- a CDS encoding HIT family protein, translating into MAQDPDCIFCKIVAGELPSLVVAEDERTVAFLDVNPATPGHTIVVPRDHSADLHAIGAEDLAACAAMGQRVAGLLVDRLDAAGVNLLNNVGAAAWQTVFHFHLHVVPRYADDPLTLPWIPAPGDRDEIGRTHARLTA
- the alr gene encoding alanine racemase, yielding MRSVARINLAALERNVGRIRAHVGPGVAVCAVVKADAYGHGAVPAARAALAAGATWLAVVTAGEATELRRAGVDARLLVLGPLPGDDLAEAVDAGAEVVVWEEEGLARLLELGRPAAVHVKLDSGMGRLGQRDPEVALALCHRVADAPHLRLTGAMSHFATADERGDAFFGEQLGRFRAFADRVRERFPGVVLHAANSAATFRDPAAHFDMVRPGVAMYGMDPFQQDPAALGLEPVMRWTSALVSVKPLSAGESVGYGRHFVTARDTTIGNVPAGYADGMRRALRWGHAELLVAGRRVPLVGSVSMDSVGVDLGPGARERVGDPVTILGADGDERITAEEIAGRLETINYEVTCMVGPRVPRLHHRDGEPDAGAA
- a CDS encoding CBS domain-containing protein; this translates as MLVADAMTTLTLELGPGHTLRRAAECMTERRVGAAVVSDPDGAGPGIITERDILRALGSGLDVDAELVGEHASTDVVYAAPEWSLDDAAAAMVEGGFRHLVVMRGSELAGIISVRDISRAWAQERGVLERRRGGVAAEEHDEAVVGTA
- a CDS encoding helix-turn-helix transcriptional regulator, which encodes MRRPDTIYIRTALYEEALSVLREEYASDLTVADLADRVACSCRQLQRAFQEVGGTSFRSALIGIRMEQAAEMLASGPVSVREAARAVGYRQPAQFAKAFRRHHGVAPSQYRIGRHIGRLRELREAADRPVATV
- a CDS encoding NAD(P)H-hydrate dehydratase, translated to MTAVLPPGLDPLVDAEAMRATDRWAIDAAGVPGTELMAAAGGALADAVTATAPQGPVVVVCGAGNNGGDGYVAARLLRDAGRPVRVLSTVPDERLRGDAAWARDGWGAPGEAWDPAALEGAAVLVDAILGTGATGAPRGTAGEAIAALAAAGRDGTPVVACDVPSGVDATTGEVAGDAVPATVTVTFHAAPPGLWITPGKTHAGEVRVVPIGIPDDAAAHVPAAWAGLLTARLLDALPTRAPGGTKFRSGHVVVAGGAPGMSGAPCLAARGAMRAGAGYVTVAAPAAIETAVLVRAPVEALGRTLPDGEDGGLTVHAVGPLLEAVGQHGGTLVVGPGLGRGGSRPALVRALAERVDGPVLFDADALFAVAGDPEALRSAAHPDRPAVLTPHAGELSRLLDVPTDDVAAHRLQHARDAARRAGAVVVLKGDDTLVAAPDGRVGVSPGGVPALATAGTGDVLSGVIGALLARGTDPFVAACAGVWLHLRAGALAAEEHGTDGVVATDVADRLGHVRRRHGAGEG
- a CDS encoding CCA tRNA nucleotidyltransferase; amino-acid sequence: MSAAGDGWPPVVAVLREVLTDGPDAWIVGGAVRERLRGQPITDVDVAIAGDDAAGPVARALARRAGGHPFRLSDAFGAWRVSAAADADPAWQVDLTPLQGPDLAADVARRDLTVNALAVPVAGGPLVDLVGGEEDLRAGRLRAVGTDAFAADPVRVVRLARFAAELAADPEAETLARARAAAPALADVPGERVLPELLRALTGPGRRRGVRVAAAAGALHVLLPAATDPEGVVLPAVDAALEALLGAPAGVPEAAEGDRAWLAARAAEPSRRETLALAALVHGAPDPAAALAPLRPSRARRTAVARAVAAVPRVAALPPAADAVALYAALRPAGTDAPEALLLARALLGPADVPWAPLAARAVRWAAGPPAAPVTGDELVTALGVPRGPALGALLTRLAIAHDAGELGGRDDALALARRLHATDRAATDGG